In the genome of Myroides phaeus, one region contains:
- a CDS encoding Crp/Fnr family transcriptional regulator, whose protein sequence is MIIDDLLNRLDLKDINLTVGDRLLFEGYFKPIKIKKGDFLVKEGEIEHNIYFVNDGILRCWINDKYDREKTFWFCMPHTFSLSNLSFTLQKPCDFNVQAATDCELFMITQHDVNELYEISPQMHRVMNIFTGELLNFMLQRKVDLLKLTSIEYYKALLERYQNCMKDISPEDLASYLCISEEEMSKIHK, encoded by the coding sequence ATGATAATAGATGATTTGTTAAATAGATTAGATTTAAAAGATATTAATTTAACAGTTGGAGACAGATTATTGTTTGAGGGATATTTCAAGCCAATAAAAATCAAGAAAGGAGATTTTCTTGTAAAAGAAGGTGAAATAGAACACAACATATATTTTGTAAATGATGGAATACTTCGTTGTTGGATAAATGATAAGTATGATCGTGAGAAAACATTTTGGTTTTGTATGCCACATACTTTTTCATTATCTAATTTATCGTTTACATTACAGAAACCATGTGATTTTAATGTTCAAGCTGCAACCGACTGCGAGTTATTTATGATAACACAGCACGATGTAAATGAACTTTATGAGATATCTCCTCAAATGCATCGGGTTATGAATATATTTACGGGAGAGTTACTAAACTTTATGTTACAACGAAAAGTTGACTTGCTTAAGTTGACATCTATAGAATACTATAAAGCATTGCTTGAACGTTACCAAAATTGTATGAAAGATATTTCTCCTGAAGATTTAGCGTCATATCTATGTATTTCTGAGGAAGAAATGAGTAAGATTCACAAATAA